A stretch of the Aythya fuligula isolate bAytFul2 chromosome 18, bAytFul2.pri, whole genome shotgun sequence genome encodes the following:
- the WFIKKN2 gene encoding WAP, Kazal, immunoglobulin, Kunitz and NTR domain-containing protein 2, producing MLLAPFTRWMWILLGKSSVLLLLEVSLQGRALPPIRYSHAGICPNDMNPNLWVDAQSTCKRECEADLECETFEKCCPNVCGTKSCVAARYMDVKGKKGPVGMPKEATCDRFMCIQQGSECDIWDGQPVCKCKDRCEKEPSFTCASDGLTYYNKCYMDAEACIKGITLNVVTCRYHLTWPNTSPIPAETTARPTTAYSETTIIDILPPALVNNPVHQSVYVGETVSFLCDVTGRPKPEITWEKQVDGKEKVIMKPNHVRGNVVVTNIAQLVIYNTQLQDAGIYTCTAKNSGGLLRADFPLSVIKGEPTSKEASQNKTHFPTDECLKQPDSEDCGEEQTRWYYDAKKNNCFTFIYGNCNSNLNHFETYENCMLTCMNGPINICNLPALQGHCKAYEPRWAYNSLTKQCQSFIYGGCGGNENNFESREACEEMCPFPKNTHCKACKPRQKLVTSFCKSDFVILGRITELTEDQDSGHALVTVEEILKDEKMGLKFLGKEPLEITLLNMDWSCPCPNMTTVDGQLIIMGDVHNGMAVLQPDSFVGTSSIRRVRKLREVIHKKTCELLKEFLGLH from the exons ATGTTGTTGGCGCCGTTCACTCGGTGGATGTGGATCTTGCTGGGGAAGAGCAGCGTCCTGTTGCTTCTggaggtctctctgcaagggaGAGCTTTACCTCCCATACGGTATTCACACGCGGGGATATGCCCAAATGACATGAACCCCAACCTGTGGGTAGACGCGCAGAGCACTTGCAAGAGGGAGTGCGAAGCTGACCTG GAATGCGAGACCTTTGAGAAGTGCTGTCCCAATGTCTGTGGGACAAAGAGCTGCGTGGCGGCTCGGTACATGGACGTCAAGGGGAAGAAAGGGCCGGTGGGAATGCCCAAAGAGGCAACCTGCGACCGTTTCATGTGCATCCAGCAAGGCTCAGAGTGCGACATCTGGGACGGGCAGCCCGTGTGCAAGTGCAAGGACAGGTGTGAGAAGGAGCCGAGCTTCACCTGTGCCTCTGACGGGCTCACCTACTACAACAAGTGCTACATGGATGCAGAAGCTTGCATCAAGGGCATCACATTGAATGTAGTCACCTGTCGATACCACCTTACCTGGCCGAACACCAGCCCTATCCCTGCAGAAACAACAGCTCGCCCTACCACCGCCTATTCCGAGACAACGATCATCGACATCCTGCCGCCGGCTCTCGTGAACAACCCCGTCCATCAGTCTGTCTACGTGGGAGAGACCGTCAGCTTCCTCTGCGATGTTACAGGAAGGCCCAAGCCAGAAATCACATGGGAGAAGCAGGtagatgggaaagaaaaagtcatcATGAAGCCAAATCATGTCAGAGGGAATGTTGTGGTCACCAACATTGCCCAGCTGGTCATCTACAACACCCAGCTTCAAGACGCAGGCATCTACACCTGCACGGCCAAAAACAGCGGTGGCCTTCTCAGGGCTGATTTCCCTTTGTCAGTCATCAAAGGAGAACCCACATCCAAAGAAGCTTCCcagaacaaaacacactttCCAACTGATGAGTGCCTGAAGCAACCAGACAGCGAAGACTGTGGAGAAGAGCAGACCAGGTGGTACTATGAcgcaaagaaaaacaactgctttaCTTTCATTTACGGGAACTGTAACAGCAACCTCAACCACTTTGAGACCTATGAGAACTGTATGCTAACGTGCATGAACGGCCCAATCAACATTTGCAATCTGCCAGCCCTCCAAGGCCACTGCAAAGCCTACGAGCCCAGGTGGGCCTACAACAGCCTGACAAAGCAGTGCCAGTCCTTCATTTACGGCGGGTGCGGAGGTAACGAGAACAACTTTGAGAGCCGGGAGGCCTGTGAAGAGATGTGCCCTTTCCCGAAGAACACGCACTGCAAAGCTTGCAAGCCACGCCAGAAGCTGGTGACCAGCTTCTGCAAAAGCGACTTTGTTATCCTGGGCCGCATCACAGAACTGACCGAAGATCAAGACTCGGGACACGCCCTGGTGACAGTGGAGGAGATtctcaaagatgaaaaaatgggATTAAAATTCCTGGGGAAGGAACCACTAGAAATCACGCTTTTGAACATGGACTGGAGCTGCCCGTGTCCCAACATGACCACAGTGGATGGCCAGCTCATCATCATGGGAGACGTCCACAATGGCATGGCTGTCCTACAGCCAGACAGCTTTGTGGGGACCTCCAGCATCCGGCGTGTACGGAAACTCCGCGAAGTCATCCATAAGAAAACCTGCGAGCTTTTGAAAGAGTTCTTAGGATTACATTAA